A region from the Fusarium graminearum PH-1 chromosome 4, whole genome shotgun sequence genome encodes:
- a CDS encoding ribosome biogenesis protein BMS1, whose amino-acid sequence MEDQVHKPHRKSKDRKEKKQNTGERNPKAFSFANPGKLQRQAARSQDIKEKRLHVPLVDRLPDEAPPRLVTIVGPPGVGKTTLMKSLIRRYAKETISDPQGPVTVVTSKKQRLTFVECPNELEAMVDIAKVADIVLLMIDGNFGFEMETMEFLNTLAATGMPGNVFGILTHLDLFRKPQALKDAKKRLKRRLWTELYQGAHLFYLSGVMNGRYPDREIHNLSRFLSVMKNPRPLIWRNSHPYSIIDSFRDITHPTKIEEDPNCDRSIVLSGYLRGTNFASQDQRVHVPGLGDFTVSNMEVMPDPCPTPNMETAMAKIAGKTGRRRLDEKEKKLHAPMSDRSGLKIDGDAIWITSDKGFSFDREEDEADRGEGEEMIVGLQAERKLLGQMEGGVQLFKGGEKVEAIPEEEDTGRKTHRKARFAQQEEGDEQNDENNEDLASDEDDVDSDAEVEFNEGKLGKMFRKDADKDLDEDDLAFADSDSDLGSMSGDEEVEDDEEYDSDEEAAALRWKDNLNGTAMKLHGKRRSYHTSDLARFIYDESLSPEDALKRWKGDDDESDEENIEDDEDDDDFFKKSKQEQEDSVEDRAIPAYDYEDLAAKWASEKNVEALRRKFTSTALAAGDDKDGEGDGSDFEGLDDEDDEGDGEFEDLEAEGQEQPAQPAQPMPEDIEAEREKNAKRKEELKMRFEEEDREGFLNDKANARRDGGDIQEFGEDDWYEAQKAMIQKQLDINKEEFENLDERQRSVVEGYRAGKYAKIVLEGVPAEFVKLFDARRPIVVGGLSATEDRFGYLQVRIKRHRWHKRILKTNDPLIFSLGWRRFQTMPIYSTTDSRTRNRMLKYTPEHMHCFATIYGPLIAPNTGFVCFNSMSGSMPGFRIAATGTILSVDESTEIVKKLKLTGTPAKIYKNTAFIKDMFNTSLEIAKFEGASIKTVSGIRGQIKRALSKPEGQFRATFEDKILLSDIVFLRAWYPIKPHRFYNPVTNLIGWQPMRLTGEVRRDQNVPTPQPKNSQYRQIERQTRHFNPLRVPRALAAELPFKSQIIETKKQKKETYMKKRAVVMAPGSEEKKARALMQQLLTIRNDAAAKRRAAKDKNRAAFQKKLAENEEKKEAREKRESKDFWRKNGRKRAAAEDGGGGKRRK is encoded by the exons ATGGAGGACCAAGTGCACAAGCCGCATcgcaagtccaaggacagaaaggaaaagaaacagaatACGGGAG AGCGCAATCCAAAGGCCTTTTCCTTTGCTAACCCAGGCAAGCTTCAGAGGCAAGCAGCAAGATCGCAAGAT ATCAAAGAGAAGCGTCTTCATGTCCCGCTCGTCGACCGATTGCCCGATGAGGCCCCGCCTCGCCTTGTAACTATCGTTGGCCCCCCCGGTGTAGGAAAGACCACTTTGATGAAGTCTCTCATTCGACGATATGCCAAGGAAACTATATCAGACCCTCAGGGCCCCGTCACGGTCGTTACTTCCAAGAAGCAGCGCCTGACCTTCGTCGAGTGCCCCAATGAGCTCGAGGCCATGGTCGATATCGCAAAGGTTGCCGACATTGTTCTCCTGATGATTGACGGAAACTTTGGATTCGAGATGGAGACCATGGAGTTCCTCAACACTCTAGCCGCCACTGGTATGCCTGGTAATGTCTTTGGTATCCTGACCCATCTCGATCTCTTCCGCAAGCCGCAGGCACTCAAGGACGCCAAGAAGAGGCTCAAGAGACGACTTTGGACGGAGTTGTACCAGGGTGCTCATCTCTTCTATCTCTCCGGTGTCATGAACGGCCGGTACCCTGACCGAGAAATCCACAACCTGTCGCGTTTCCTCTCCGTCATGAAGAACCCTCGCCCTCTCATCTGGCGCAACTCCCACCCCTACTCAATCATCGACAGCTTCCGAGACATCACACATCCTACTAAGATCGAAGAAGACCCCAACTGCGACCGATCAATTGTGCTATCCGGTTATCTACGAGGTACGAATTTTGCTTCACAAGACCAACGAGTTCATGTTCCGGGTCTAGGAGATTTCACCGTATCCAATATGGAAGTGATGCCAGATCCTTGtccaacaccaaacatgGAAACGGCAATGGCCAAAATCGCAGGAAAGACTGGTCGAAGGcgacttgatgagaaggagaagaagctccatgCGCCCATGTCAGATCGTAGCGGCCTGAAGATCGATGGTGACGCTATCTGGATTACCAGCGACAAAGGTTTCAGTTTCGACAGAGAAGAGGACGAGGCTGACAGGGGCGAGGGAGAAGAGATGATCGTTGGTCTTCAAGCTGAGCGAAAGCTTCTCGGTCAGATGGAGGGTGGTGTGCAACTTTTCAAGGGCGGCGAGAAGGTCGAAGCAATtcctgaagaggaggataCAGGAAGAAAAACACATCGAAAGGCTAGGTTCgcacagcaagaagaaggggacGAACAAAATGATGAGAATAATGAGGATCTCGCCagcgacgaagacgacgTCGACTCAGATGCCGAGGTCGAATTTAATGAGGGCAAACTGGGCAAGATGTTCCGCAAGGATGCTGACAAGgaccttgacgaggacgatcTTGCTTTTGCTGACAGTGATTCCGATCTTGGTTCGATGTCTGGGGATGAGGaggtggaagatgatgaggaatATGATTCCGACGAggaagcagcagcattgAGATGGAAGGACAACTTGAACGGCACTGCAATGAAGCTTCACGGCAAGAGACGATCATATCACACAAGCGACCTTGCAAGGTTTATCTACGACGAATCGCTGAGCCCCGAGGATGCCTTGAAACGATGGAAaggcgatgacgatgagtcCGATGAGGAGAACatcgaagatgatgaggatgacgacgactttTTCAAAAAGTCCAAGCAAGAGCAGGAAGACTCTGTGGAGGATAGGGCGATACCCGCCTATGACTACGAGGACCTAGCTGCAAAGTGGGCATCGGAGAAGAATGTCGAGGCTTTGCGGCGAAAGTTCACATCGACAgctcttgctgctggcgaTGACAAGGACGGTGAAGGGGATGGTAGCGATTTTGAGGGcttagatgacgaggatgatgagggtgatggtgaatttgaggatcttgaagcCGAAGGCCAAGAACAGCCAGCACAGCCCGCACAACCAATGCCCGAAGACATCGAGGCCGAGCGAGAGAAGAACGCCAAGCGAAAGGAGGAACTTAAGATGAGAttcgaagaggaagatcgTGAGGGTTTCCTGaacgacaaggccaacgcCCGACgagatggtggtgacatCCAAGAGTTTGGCGAGGATGATTGGTACGAAGCGCAAAAGGCCATGATTCAGAAACagctcgacatcaacaaggaggagtttgagaACCTTGACGAGCGACAGCGCTCTGTCGTCGAAGGCTACCGCGCCGGCAAATACGCAAAGATCGTCCTTGAGGGCGTTCCCGCCGAGTTCGTCAAGCTCTTCGATGCTCGCCGTCccatcgttgttggtggtctctCTGCTACTGAAGACCGCTTCGGTTATCTCCAGGTTCGCATCAAGCGTCACAGATGGCACAAGCGTATCCTGAAGACGAACGACCCCCTTATCTTCTCTCTTGGCTGGCGTCGTTTCCAGACCATGCCCATTTACAGCACTACCGACTCGCGGACGCGTAACCGCATGCTCAAGTACACACCCGAGCACATGCACTGCTTCGCTACCATCTACGGTCCGTTGATTGCGCCAAACACAGGTTTCGTCTGCTTCAATTCCATGTCGGGTTCGATGCCTGGCTTCCGTATTGCTGCTACTGGCACAATCCTGAGCGTCGACGAATCCAccgagattgtcaagaagctcaagctcacTGGTACACCTGCCAAGATCTACAAGAACACCGCtttcatcaaggacatgTTTAACACATCtcttgagattgccaagttCGAAGGCGCTTCCATCAAGACAGTTTCGGGTATTCGTGGTCAGATCAAGCGTGCCCTATCTAAGCCAGAGGGCCAGTTCCGTGCCACATTCGAAGACAAGATCCTCCTTAGTGACATCGTCTTCCTGCGAGCCTGGTACCCCATCAAGCCTCACCGCTTTTACAACCCCGTCACCAATCTGATCGGCTGGCAACCCATGCGTCTTACAGGCGAGGTCCGTCGTGACCAGAACGTTCCCACTCCCCAGCCCAAGAACAGTCAGTACCGTCAAATCGAGCGTCAGACTCGTCACTTCAACCCCCTTCGAGTTCCTCGtgcccttgctgctgagcTTCCTTTCAAGTCTCAGATTATTGAGAccaagaaacagaagaaggagacatACATGAAGAAGCGCGCTGTTGTCATGGCTCCTGGCtctgaggagaagaaggcacGTGCTCTTATGCAGCAGTTGCTCACCATTCGCAACGACGCCGCTGCAAAGCGTCGTGCTGCAAAGGACAAGAACCGTGCTgccttccagaagaagctggccgagaacgaagagaagaaggaggctcgcGAAAAGCGTGAGTCCAAGGACTTCTGGCGCAAGAATGGTCGCAAGCGTGCTGCCGCCGAGGACGGAGGTGGTGGCAAGCGCAGGAAGTAA
- a CDS encoding NADPH-cytochrome P450 reductase, which translates to MAELDTLDVIVLGVIFLGTVAYFTKGKLWGVTKDPYANGFAAGGAAKPGRTRNIVEAMEESGKNCVIFYGSQTGTAEDYASRLAKEGKSRFGLNTMIADIEDYDFDSLDTVPNDNVVMFVLATYGEGEPTDNAVDFYEFITGEDATFNEGNDPPLGNLNYVAFGLGNNTYEHYNAMVRKVDQALEKFGAHRIGEAGEGDDGAGTMEEDFLAWKDPMWESLAKKMGLEEREAVYEPIFAINERDDLSPESNEVYLGEPNKLHLEGTAKGPFNSHNPYIAPIAESYELFSAKDRNCLHMEVDISGSNLKYETGDHIAIWPTNPGEEVNRFLDILDLSGKQHSVITVKALEPTAKVPFPNPTTYDAILRYHLEICAPVSRQFVSTLAAFAPNDSIKAEMNRLGSDKDYFHEKTGPHYYNIARFLSSVSKGEKWTTIPFSAFIEGLTKLQPRYYSISSSSLVQPKKISITAVVESQQIPGRDDPFRGVATNYLFALKQKQNGDPSPAPFGQTYELTGPRNKYDGIHVPVHVRHSNFKLPSDPGKPVIMIGPGTGVAPFRGFVQERAKLARDGVEVGKTLLFFGCRKPSEDFMYEKEWQEYKEALGDKFEMITAFSRESAKKVYVQHRLKERAQEVSDLLSQKAYFYVCGDASNMAREVNTVLAQIIAEGRGVSEAKGEEIVKNMRSANQYQEDVWS; encoded by the exons ATGGCTGAACTAGACACTCTGGACGTTATCGTCCTCGGAGTCATTTTCCTTGGAACGGTCGCATACTTCACAAAAGGAAAGCTATGGGGTGTTACCAAGGACCCTTATGCCAATGGCTTCGCTGCCGGCGGCGCTGCCAAGCCTGGTCGCACGAGAAACATCGTCGAGGCCATGGAGGAATCTGGCAAGAACTGTGTCATCTTCTATGGTTCTCAGACTGGTACCGCTGAAGATTATGCTTCCCGTCTCGCCAAGGAGGGTAAGAGTCGATTCGGACTCAACACCATGATCGCCGATATTGAAGACTACGATTTCGATAGCCTGGATACTGTCCCCAACGACAACGTTGTCATGTTTGTCCTCGCAACTTACGGTGAAGGCGAGCCTACCGACAACGCAGTCGATTTCTACGAGTTCATCACTGGTGAGGATGCCACCTTCAACGAGGGCAATGACCCCCCTCTGGGCAACCTCAACTATGTCGCTTTCGGTCTCGGAAACAACACCTACGAACACTACAACGCCATGGTCCGTAAAGTTGAccaggctcttgagaaatTTGGTGCTCACCGCATCGGCGAAGCTGGTGAAGGTGACGATGGCGCTGGTACCATGGAAGAGGACTTCTTGGCCTGGAAGGATCCCATGTGGGAGTCCCTTGCTAAGAAAATGGGACTGGAAGAGCGCGAAGCCGTTTACGAGCCTATCTTTGCCATTAACGAGCGTGACGACCTGAGCCCCGAATCCAACGAAGTCTATCTCGGTGAACCTAACAAGCTGCATCTCGAAGGCACTGCCAAGGGTCCCTTTAACTCTCACAACCCCTACATTGCCCCTATTGCCGAGTCATACGAGCTCTTCTCTGCCAAGGACAGGAACTGCCTTCACATGGAAGTCGACATCAGCGGTTCTAACCTCAAATACGAAACTGGTGATCACATTGCTATCTGGCCCACAAATCCTGGTGAGGAGGTTAACCGTTTCTTGGATATTCTCGATCTCTCCGGCAAGCAGCACAGCGTCATCACCGTTAAGGCTCTTGAGCCTACCGCCAAGGTTCCCTTCCCTAACCCTACGACCTACGATGCCATTCTGCGATACCATCTCGAGATCTGCGCTCCTGTTTCCCGTCAATTCGTTTCTACTCTCGCTGCTTTCGCTCCCAACGACTCTatcaaggctgagatgaaCCGTCTCGGTAGCGATAAGGACTACTTCCACGAGAAGACCGGCCCTCACTACTACAATATTGCTCGTTTCCTCTCCAGTGTTAGCAAGGGTGAAAAGTGGACCACGATTCCCTTCTCCGCCTTCATCGAGGGTCTCACCAAGCTCCAGCCCCGCTATtactccatctcctcctcttctctgGTTCAGCCTAAGAAGATTTCCATCACCGCCGTCGTCGAGTCCCAGCAAATTCCTGGCCGAGATGACCCTTTCCGCGGCGTCGCTACCAACTATCTCTTTGCCctgaagcagaagcagaacgGCGACCCCAGCCCAGCACCTTTTGGTCAGACATACGAGCTTACAGGTCCCCGCAACAAGTACGATGGTATCCATGTCCCCGTCCATGTTCGTCACTCCAACTTCAAGCTACCTTCGGACCCTGGAAAGCCTGTCATCATGATTGGCCCTGGTACTGGTGTCGCTCCTTTCCGTGGTTTCGTCCAGGAACGTGCCAAGTTGGCCCgcgatggtgttgaggtcgGAAAGACTCTATTGTTCTTCGGTTGCCGAAAGCCCAGTGAAGATTTCATGTACGAGAAGGAATGGCAG GAATACAAGGAGGCTCTCGGCGACAAGTTCGAGATGATCACAGCCTTTTCTCGAGAAAGCGCCAAGAAGGTTTATGTTCAGCACCGACTTAAGGAGAGAGCACAAGAGGTCAGCGACCTGCTCTCCCAGAAGGCCTACTTCTATGTTTGTGGTGATGCTTCAAACATGGCTCGCGAGGTCAACACTGTTTTGGCGCAAATCATTGCCGAAGGACGTGGAGTGTCTGAGGCTAAGGGTGAGGAGATTGTGAAGAACATGAGATCGGCAAACCAATATCAG GAGGATGTTTGGTCATAA
- a CDS encoding serine/threonine-protein kinase RIO2 — translation MKLDTKAMRYLTDEDWRVLTAAEMGSKNHELVPTTLIEKLAHLRGGAGSVHRSISALAKVGLIARVKEAKYDGYRLTYGGLDYLALHTHAKRNDIYSVGDRVGVGKESDIMIVADHTGTQRILKIHRLGRISFRSVKSNRDYLKKRQSGSWMYLSRLAAMKEFAFMKALREEGFPVPEPFAQSRHTIVMSLIDAFPLRQIAEVPDPASLYGDLIALILRLAKHGLIHGDFNEFNILIKENITKSEEGEETLTLEPVVIDFPQMVSMEHQNAEMYFDRDVNCVKRFFERRFHFVPTEPGPFFKHAKKAMTKEGLKRLDATVEASGFTKKMLKDLEAAIKEKGDETTQQSDDEDDDDDEDEEDDEEGGSEDPKDGQTSGGLLGDDVLNSKDDPVEESMSKLAV, via the exons ATGAAATTAGACACAAAAGCCATGCGCTACCTCACCGATGAGGATTGGCGAGTTTTGACTGCT GCCGAGATGGGAAGCAAAAACCACGAACTCGTGCCCACAACTTTGATCGAGAAACTTGCGCACCTCCGTGGCGGTGCTGGCAGCGTTCACAGAAGCATCTCAGCCCTTGCTAAGGTCGGCCTTATTGCGCGTGTTAAGGAAGCAAAGTACGATGGTTACCGACTCACATACGGTGGTCTCGACTACCTCGCCCTCCACACCCATGCCAAGCGAAACGACATCTACAGTGTAGGAGACCGCGTCGGTGTTGGTAAAGAAAGCGATATCATGATCGTGGCGGACCACACCGGCACACAACGAATTCTCAAGATCCATCGACTCGGCCGTATCTCCTTCCGATCTGTTAAATCGAACCGAGACTACCTTAAGAAGCGACAATCTGGATCATGGATGTATCTCTCCAGGTTAGCAGCCATGAAGGAATTTGCTTTCATGAAGGCTCTGCGCGAAGAGGGCTTTCCTGTCCCCGAACCTTTTGCACAATCTCGCCACACAATCGTCATGTCGTTAATCGACGCATTTCCTCTTCGACAGATCGCCGAGGTTCCTGACCCAGCATCCCTGTACGGTGATCTAATTGCTCTCATACTACGACTTGCCAAGCATGGATTGATTCATGGCGACTTCAACGAATTCAATATcttgatcaaggagaacatAACAAAATCggaagaaggcgaggagACCCTGACGCTTGAGCCCGTCGTGATTGATTTCCCTCAAATGGTTTCCATGGAACATCAAAACGCTGAAATGTATTTTGATCGAGACGTCAACTGTGTCAAACGCTTCTTCGAACGCAGATTTCATTTCGTTCCAACAGAGCCTGGTCCTTTCTTCAAACACGCAAAGAAAGCTATGACTAAGGAGGGTCTCAAGAGACTTGATGCTACAGTTGAAGCTTCTGGTTTCacaaagaagatgttgaaagaCCTTGAGGCTGCTATTAAGGAAAAGGGAGATGAAACTACTCAACAaagtgacgatgaggatgacgacgacgacgaagatgaggaggatgacgaagagggtGGCTCAGAAGACCCTAAAGACGGTCAAACATCTGGTGGTCTGCTCGGCGACGATGTCTTGAATTCTAAGGACGATCCTGTTGAAGAGAGCATGTCAAAATTGGCAGTTTAG